A genomic region of Aspergillus oryzae RIB40 DNA, chromosome 1 contains the following coding sequences:
- a CDS encoding zinc finger protein (predicted protein), whose amino-acid sequence MADALAIMHWHTRIDAMDIEFVLGSTPFDHNSVRRPPPLQDIVRLTPGTSTFERTTNTVPNFKKRIVSLWMLDFDACGPITMNTAGVNQAIKAFIENDPYCPRPHMEDAYSEQLWCFFSRRYLETGRKITAGSPSQSLPQQFIQGVIAKLSPPDQTGTSSGSRGPAPPQRAQSSRTPPRHVQGGQMGGRGSTSGSPKKAPSNRGRGRGQGRGYR is encoded by the coding sequence ATGGCAGACGCACTCGCTATCATGCACTGGCATACCAGAATCGACGCCATGGATATTGAGTTCGTCCTAGGAAGCACCCCATTCGACCACAATTCCGTTCGTCGCCCTCCACCGCTTCAAGACATCGTGCGTCTTACACCTGGAACTAGTACATTTGAGCGCACCACGAACACAGTCCCTAACTTCAAGAAACGCATCGTGAGCCTCTGGATGCTTGACTTTGATGCCTGTGGTCCGATCACAATGAATACAGCAGGAGTTAACCAGGCAATCAAGGCATTCATCGAAAATGACCCCTACTGTCCTCGTCCGCACATGGAAGACGCTTACTCAGAGCAACTGTGGTGCTTCTTTTCTCGGCGCTACCTGgagacaggaagaaagataacTGCTGGTAGTCCTTCGCAGTCATTGCCGCAGCAGTTTATCCAGGGTGTTATTGCCAAGCTGTCGCCGCCAGATCAAACAGGTACATCTTCAGGGAGTAGAGGGCCTGCACCTCCACAACGAGCCCAATCGAGCCGGACCCCGCCTCGACATGTTCAGGGGGGACAAATGGGTGGTAGGGGCTCCACTAGTGGCTCGCCAAAGAAAGCTCCTAGCAATCGAGGACGAGGTCGAGGGCAGGGACGAGGGTATCGTTGA
- a CDS encoding zinc finger protein (predicted protein): MSSERIPPFPEDVRVLIVERYCPPEIRNQILLSASNRACLIRPYIGRRRTYGTAMNARSRFRGFSLQNYPLHLDQMVELGIPSTHIERYAAMMGEALATLHWLGEIDGNDVEFVLAPPPRNDDCTTTVTNVLGEHTLWILDFDLCRSMAMDLEGVKQAANAFCRNDPFYPRPHTDQWIAFSRQYLQTSADLAHSFHEDEAESRLGLARKFIELLETKK; the protein is encoded by the coding sequence ATGTCCTCCGAACGTATCCCACCATTTCCCGAGGATGTAAGGGTACTGATCGTAGAGAGATACTGCCCTCCAGAAATCAGAAACCAAATCCTGTTGAGTGCAAGCAACCGGGCCTGCCTGATCAGACCATATATTGGCCGCAGGCGAACCTACGGAACGGCAATGAACGCAAGGTCGAGATTCAGAGGCTTTTCGCTGCAGAACTACCCACTCCATTTGGATCAAATGGTTGAACTGGGGATTCCTTCCACTCACATCGAACGCTATGCTGCCATGATGGGGGAGGCATTAGCTACTCTGCACTGGCTGGGCGAGATTGACGGGAACGACGTCGAATTCGTTCTGGCTCCACCCCCGAGGAACGATGACTGCACCACTACCGTGACAAATGTCTTGGGGGAGCACACGCTCTGGATTCTGGATTTTGATCTTTGTCGATCCATGGCCATGGATCTGGAAGGCGTCAAGCAAGCTGCCAACGCATTTTGCAGAAATGATCCCTTCTATCCACGGCCACACACAGATCAGTGGATCGCCTTTAGCCGGCAGTACTTGCAGACCTCTGCGGATTTGGCACATAGCTTTCATGAGGACGAGGCAGAGAGTCGACTCGGCCTTGCGAGAAAGTTCATAGAGTTGCTCGAGACCAAGAAGTAA
- a CDS encoding uncharacterized protein (predicted protein) translates to MSSLFYTNVDRGPKHYQIPHSLTELRTVEILHNHRILAGQIWPSMMVKVTDSNITATTVVVESATSKFKATFTSLENGVSLQEEAVMGFGVQIQWIVVDRCIHSASQLADECLHSNAVLEENVRFSSLKIVDRFLNFVDDFNPKTKCLIEFLENVASGEISKEDIRVIDKGYGDTGRFKDE, encoded by the exons ATGTCCTCAT TATTCTACACAAATGTCGACCGGGGTCCAAAACACTACCAGATCCCCCACAGCCTTACCGAATTGAGAACAGTCGAAATACTACACAATCACCGCATATTGGCTGGGCAGATCTGGCCGTcaatgatggtgaaggtAACGGATAGCAATATAACCGCGACTACGGTGGTTGTCGAATCCGCTACTTCTAAATTCAAGGCTACATTTACCAGTCTTGAGAACGGTGTCTCATTACAGGAGGAAGCGGTTATGGGGTTTGGTGTTCAGATTCAGTGGATTGTGGTTGATCGTTGCATTCATAGTGCCTCTCAGTTGGCTGACGAGTGTTTGCATTCGAATGCAGTTTTAGAGGAAAATGTCCGCTTCTCGAGTCTCAAGATTGTGGATCGGTTTTTGAACTTCGTTGATGACTTCAATCCGAAGACGAAATGTCTTATTGAGTTTTTGGAAAACGTGGCTAGTGGAGAGATATCGAAGGAGGATATTAGAGTTATTGATAAAGGTTATGGCGATACTGGAAGATTTAAAGACGAGTGA
- the bgt2 gene encoding GPI-anchored beta-1,3-endoglucanase EglC (predicted protein) — protein MQLTHLLAFALSLATSEAAYKGFNYGATKSDGSVKSQSDFESEFSTAKNLVGTSGFTSARLYTMIQGGTTNSPISAIPAAIAENTSLLLGLWASGGGMDNELAALKSAISQYGDSFAKLVVGISVGSEDLYRASSEGEKVNAGIGIGPDDLVSFIKEVRSIISGTALSSVPIGHVDTWTAWTNGSNSAVIDAVDWLGFDGYPYFQSSMSNSISDAKSLFDDSVAKTKAVAKGKEVWITETGWPVSGSTQNLGVASLANAKTYWDEVGCPLFDETNTWWYILQDANPTTPNPSFGVVGSTLSTTPLFDLSCSNSTRPSASASSSAAGSATPVGSAVPSGSAAVNPSSSGIVSSAVPSTTPGFTVGKGFRPSNSSAAAYYSSASASGSAYPKFTKTASGSSATSTTAGSSSDSSSTNSGKSSSESSSTNSGASASSSILATGGASSVSGSVFGALVAVFAFVATL, from the exons ATGCAATTGACACACCTTCTTGCCTTCGCCCTGTCGCTCGCTACGTCCGAGGCCGCCTACAAGGGCTTCAACTACGGTGCTACCAAGTCGGATGGCAGCGTCAAGTCTCAGTCCGATTTCGAATCGGAGTTCTCCACTGCGAAGAATCTGGTTGGCACTTCGGGCTTCACCAGTGCTAGATTGTACACCATGATC CAAGGTGGCACTACCAACTCCCCTATCTCCGCCATTCCCGCTGCCATTGCCGAAAATACATCCTTGTTGCTGGGTCTTTGGGcctctggtggtggtatggACAACGAGTTGGCCGCCCTCAAGTCGGCCATCTCCCAGTACGGTGACTCCTTCGCCAAATTGGTCGTGGGTATTTCCGTTGGTAGTGAAGATCTCTACCGTGCCTCGTCCGAGGGTGAGAAGGTCAATGCCGGCATTGGAATTGGCCCCGACGACCTGGTCTCGTTTATCAAGGAGGTCCGGTCGATCATCTCTGGCACCGCCCTGAGCAGCGTCCCCATCGGTCACGTCGACACCTGGACCGCCTGGACTAACGGCTCCAATTCGGCCGTCATTGACGCCGTCGACTGGTTGGGTTTCGACGGTTATCCTTACTTCCAGAGCAGCATGTCCAATTCCATCTCGGACGCCAAGTCACTCTTCGACGACTCTGTGGCTAAGACTAAGGCGGTCGCTAAGGGCAAGGAAGTTTGGATCACCGAAACCGGCTGGCCCGTCAGCGGAAGCACTCAGAACCTCGGCGTCGCTTCCCTCGCCAACGCGAAGACCTACTGGGACGAGGTCGGATGCCCCTTGTTCGACGAGACCAACACCTGGTGGTACATCCTCCAAGACGCCAACCCCACCACTCCTAATCCCAGCTTCGGTGTGGTCGGCAGCACTCTGAGCACCACCCCATTGTTCGACTTGTCTTGCTCTAACAGCACTCGCCCATCTGCTTCCGCTTCTAGCTCCGCTGCTGGCTCCGCGACTCCCGTCGGCTCTGCTGTTCCCTCTGGCTCCGCTGCTGTGAACCCTTCGTCGTCCGGAATCGTGTCTAGTGCTGTTCCCTCTACTACCCCTGGCTTCACCGTCGGCAAGGGATTCCGTCCGTCCAACTCCTCCGCTGCTGCCTACTACTCCAGCGCTTCTGCTAGCGGCTCGGCCTACCCTAAATTCACCAAGACCGCTAGCGGTTCCTCCGCTACTTCCACCACCGCTGGTAGCTCTTCTGACTCTTCGTCGACCAACTCTGGCAAGTCCTCTTCggaatcttcctcaaccaacTCTGGcgcctctgcttcttcttccatccttgCTACGGGCGGTGCCAGCTCCGTCTCGGGCTCCGTCTTCGGTGCTCTGGTTGCAGTCTTTGCATTCGTGGCTACTTTGTAA
- a CDS encoding T6SS phospholipase effector Tle1-like catalytic domain-containing protein (uncharacterized conserved protein) produces MGLRGAESEFRDKWALLCNISFVIPGLNLNLLIVRNRNLISVYSTMLDINRCPSKRLIVCCDGTWQDSTADSSKPASNVTRFSRALSANAVVERNGQKHEIPQIVYYQKGVGTGLGDKYWGGVAGLGLSANVRAAYGFLVDNYNEGDKIYFFGFSRGAYTARAVAGLVCQWGLLTRRGMDNFPTVYEDFYQKKADDYTPEQRRALGFRDPLPQFTVEIIGVWDTVAFHQTWLGGWIGEKLEFRNTILSENVRYAFHALALDEERMAYQPTLWNLPKKSHGQELLQVWFSGVHTDVGGGGDDPRLSNITLAWMIAQCMKDGQLSFDIDGYLFDIPPRPLEIGVTPWATSLGKTGKWSFTRSLEGVLGGVSKRTPLADKPVDSGITNETIHVSISDRNLAGAGKWPWPCSALKARKDPNSWLLTDGRVIVESPLLKMEDYMKGRIRTVHVDEQD; encoded by the exons ATGGGGCTGAGGGGAGCTGAAAGCGAGTTTAGAGATAAATGGGCATTACTCTGCAATATATCTTTTGTGATTCCTGGTCTAAATTTGAACCTGTTAATCGTGCGCAACAGAAATCTAATCAGTGTGTATAGTACAATGTTGGATATTAACCGTTGTCCAAGTAAACGGCTTATTGTTTGCTGTGATG GAACTTGGCAAGACTCAACAGCAGACTCGAGCAAGCCTGCTTCTAACGTGACGCGATTCAGCAGAGCCTTAAGCGCAAATGCTGTGGTCGAGAGAAATGGTCAGAAACACGAAATTCCCCAGATTGTTTACTATCAGAAGGGTGTAGGAACTGGCTTGGGAGATAAATACTGGGGTG GCGTAGCAGGACTAGGCCTAAGCGCCAACGTCCGCGCAGCATACGGCTTCCTAGTCGACAACTATAACGAAGGCGACAAGATCtacttctttggcttctcACGCGGCGCATACACCGCACGCGCTGTAGCAGGTCTAGTCTGCCAATGGGGTCTACTAACACGACGAGGAATGGACAACTTCCCAACCGTGTACGAGGATTTCTACCAAAAGAAAGCCGACGATTATACGCCCGAGCAGCGACGAGCACTCGGATTCCGAGATCCCCTCCCGCAATTTACTGTGGAGATCATCGGGGTTTGGGACACGGTCGCCTTCCACCAGACCTGGTTGGGAGGATGGATAGGCGAGAAGCTCGAGTTCCGGAATACGATTCTCTCCGAGAATGTTCGGTATGCGTTTCATGCGTTGGCGCTCGATGAGGAGCGAATGGCGTACCAGCCTACGTTGTGGAATCttccgaagaagagccaCGGGCAGGAACTGTTGCAGGTTTGGTTCTCCGGGGTGCATACGGAtgttgggggtggaggggatGATCCTCGACTTTCAAATATTACGTTGGCGTGGATGATCGCGCAGTGTATGAAGGATGGGCAGTTGAGTTTCGATATTGATGGATATTTGTTTGatattcctcctcgtccGTTGGAGATTGGGGTTACCCCGTGGGCGACGAGTTTGGGGAAGACGGGGAAGTGGAGTTTCACTCGGTCTCTTGAGGGGGTTCTGGGTGGTGTTTCGAAGCGGACACCTCTTGCTGATAAGCCTGTGGACTCGGGGATCACTAATGAGACGATCCATGTGTCGATTAGTGATCGGAACTTGGCGGGAGCTGGTAAATGGCCGTGGCCGTGTTCTGCGTTGAAGGCGCGGAAGGATCCGAATAGTTGGTTACTGACGGATGGTAGAGTCATTGTTGAATCGCCGTTATTGAAGATGGAGGACTATATGAAAGGACGGATTCGGACTGTGCATGTTGATGAGCAGGATTAG
- a CDS encoding cation:proton antiporter (predicted protein), translated as MGLRQSSPRWNHWTDCNFPGTGICWPDPNYFRRWPWRPPRSFKGEFGGEHYWRCHGGAVETFIIGAALSATSLGTTFAVISSASKTVDLAQTRVGSVLVSAAVIDDVVGLVLSSIISDLGKLSNSDANLGWIIGRPIVASVAMAIVTPIVTKFLFAPIFRKYIEFHFARYDHISNIILMTLVLCAFISIAAYTGTSVLFGAFLAGTFLSYLPSKRPDGPFVVMSREEGEQNEDKSPTFVHTFEAYLLGVQTYLMEPLFFASIGFAIPFVQLWTGKRIWRGILFTLLMVVAKFVVGTWIPVWKHLPWTKSKADKTSKESSSAPDVPIETPKDNASMLSALLLGSAMVARGEIGLLIIEIGYNSTEYVSEEGFITGVWAILLNTIIGPVTVGLLVKFYGKRIEEGEWGLQKDSSPSQEKGNAQSAV; from the exons ATGGGTCTCCGCCAAAGTTCTCCGCGCTGGAATCATTGGACAGATTGCA ACTTTCCTGGCACTGGGATATGTTGGCCTGATCCTAATTATTTTCGAAG GTGGCCTTGGCGCCCGCCTCGATCTTTTAAAGGAGAATTTGGTGGTGAGCACTATTGGCGCTGCCACGGGG GCGCGGTCGAGACGTTCATCATCGGAGCGGCACTTTCCGCTACCTCTTTGG GTACCACATTCGCCGTAATCTCGTCAGCCTCGAAAACGGTAGATCTCGCTCAAACCCGCGTGGGCTCAGTCCTCGTGAGCGCAGCCGTCATTGACGATGTAGTTGGGCTTGTGCTTTCCAG catcatctccGACCTAGGAAAACTCTCCAACAGCGACGCCAACCTCGGCTGGATAATAGGTCGTCCCATCGTAGCCTCCGTCGCAATGGCCATTGTCACGCCCATCGTAACAAAATTTCTCTTCGCCCCGATATTCCGCAAATACATCGAGTTCCACTTTGCCCGCTACGACCATATCTCCAACATCATTTTGATGACACTTGTTCTATGCGCATTTATCTCTATCGCTGCTTACACGGGCACATCGGTCCTCTTTGGTGCATTCCTCGCTGGGACATTTCTATCCTACTTACCGAGCAAGCGTCCGGACGGCCCATTCGTGGTTATGAGTCGTGAAGAAGGGGAGCAAAATGAGGATAAAAGTCCCACTTTTGTTCATACCTTCGAGGCCTATCTACTCGGTGTGCAGACGTATCTGATGGaacctcttttctttgctaGTATTGGATTCGCTATCCCGTTTGTGCAGCTGTGGACGGGGAAGCGTATCTGGAGGGGTATATTGTTCACGCTTTTGATGGTTGTCGCGAAG TTTGTCGTGGGAACATGGATCCCAGTATGGAAACACCTGCCATGGACCAAATCCAAAGCCGACAAAACATCTAAGGAGTCCTCCTCCGCGCCGGACGTACCAATTGAAACCCCCAAGGATAATGCGTCAATGTTATCAGCCCTATTACTTGGTTCTGCGATGGTTGCGCGTGGGGAAATTGGTCTTTTGATTATTGAGATTGGTTACAACTCCACGGAGTACGTGAGCGAGGAAGGCTTTATTACCGGTGTTTGGGCGATCTTGTTGAACACAATTATCGGTCCGGTTACGGTGGGTCTGTTGGTGAAGTTTTATGGGAAACGAATCGAGGAGGGTGAATGGGGATTGCAGAAGGACTCGAGTCCATCGCAGGAGAAGGGGAATGCGCAGAGTGCTGTATGA
- a CDS encoding HET domain-containing protein (predicted protein), giving the protein MASDSSTFAHTALPSDAHYIRLLQFEDTAATEPLRFTLGVYKFSDVPVYNALSYEWGDGTADRTIFINNGPFLIRDNLHHFLSVLAGSGQRDTLFFADAICINQDDIPERNTQVQRMGDLYRQAQKVLVWIGPGTTESDLVFDICAEETQEAIDLQGSSGNALDMVYRRSYWTRLWIIQELFLARDAIVFCGSKSAPWSSFRRLTTAVRGDFVLGGFTGVDIQLGSSPLGLHTRTVLGQLDKKDREGSILNKTIDNIVIEFGQAQCSDVRDRVFGLLGLAKMQEDGRGLRIMANYSATTVNLFVRLLSNMPYTLRLNHALSIFNILKLHHVDVCAWDIGIPETICNLVFEVGLTHLGHIRHVSESRPLLCDWCKMWNKRNKHTPFELGEHLRQELRDKAITEFMVGATQSSLAAHNCGPLLSLGPYDSCVTAKKLNEGDEMFLMEGTNIVLIEHKPNPEDESHEPVTRFTRGVLAHTQREESILQAAMLLDSCLPSLPAPTEVRLQKARFERPAYPFEVIHEELTLRQIMFILTRAAQHSSYYD; this is encoded by the coding sequence ATGGCTTCTGATAGTTCAACGTTCGCCCACACGGCACTTCCATCAGACGCACATTATATTCGTCTTCTACAGTTCGAAGATACGGCGGCGACTGAGCCTCTCAGATTCACCTTAGGAGTGTACAAATTCTCAGATGTCCCCGTGTACAATGCTCTTTCCTACGAGTGGGGAGATGGCACAGCTGATCGAACAATATTCATCAACAATGGTCCCTTCCTCATCCGCGACAACTTACACCACTTTCTCAGTGTTCTAGCTGGCAGTGGGCAGAGAGACACACTGTTCTTCGCAGATGCGATCTGCATAAACCAAGACGACATCCCAGAGCGTAACACCCAGGTGCAGCGGATGGGTGATCTATACCGTCAGGCACAGAAGGTTCTGGTCTGGATAGGACCCGGAACCACCGAGTCCGACCTTGTTTTCGACATATGTGCAGAAGAAACTCAAGAGGCAATAGACCTGCAGGGATCAAGCGGAAACGCTCTTGATATGGTGTATCGGCGCTCTTACTGGACAAGACTATGGATTATCCAGGAGCTATTCCTCGCACGGGATGCGATTGTCTTCTGTGGCTCGAAATCTGCACCTTGGTCATCGTTCAGGAGGTTGACAACTGCGGTCAGAGGAGACTTTGTTCTCGGGGGATTCACTGGAGTGGATATACAACTTGGCAGTTCGCCCCTGGGATTACATACAAGGACAGTGCTCGGCCAATTAGACAAGAAAGACAGGGAAGGCAGCATTTTGAACAAAACGATAGACAACATCGTCATTGAATTTGGGCAAGCTCAATGCAGCGATGTCCGCGATCGTGTCTTTGGGCTGCTTGGCCTCGCAAAAATGCAGGAGGATGGTCGCGGCCTTAGGATTATGGCAAACTATTCAGCGACGACAGTCAATCTATTTGTCCGACTGCTCAGTAACATGCCATATACTCTGAGGCTGAATCATGCGCTAAgcatcttcaatatcctAAAATTGCACCATGTCGATGTTTGTGCATGGGACATCGGTATTCCAGAAACAATCTGTAACCTTGTTTTCGAAGTCGGGCTCACGCATCTTGGACACATCCGACATGTGAGCGAGTCGCGTCCATTGTTATGTGATTGGTGCAAAATGTGGAACAAGAGGAATAAGCACACGCCCTTTGAATTGGGTGAGCACCTTCGGCAAGAACTCCGCGACAAAGCCATTACTGAGTTCATGGTGGGGGCGACACAATCTAGTCTGGCCGCCCATAACTGCGGCCCTCTGCTGTCCCTGGGGCCCTATGACAGCTGCGTGACTGCAAAGAAGCTCAATGAAGGGGACGAAATGTTTCTAATGGAGGGAACCAATATCGTGTTGATTGAACACAAGCCAAACCCAGAAGATGAGTCTCATGAGCCTGTCACTCGGTTCACCCGAGGGGTACTCGCACACACTcaaagggaagagagtatCCTACAAGCAGCAATGTTGCTTGATAGCTGCTTACCGTCTTTACCTGCTCCAACGGAGGTCCGTTTACAGAAGGCACGCTTCGAGCGTCCCGCTTACCCATTCGAAGTCATTCATGAGGAGCTCACCTTGCGGCAAATTATGTTCATTCTGACACGGGCTGCACAACATAGTAGCTATTATGATTGA